Proteins from a single region of Haliaeetus albicilla chromosome Z, bHalAlb1.1, whole genome shotgun sequence:
- the GKAP1 gene encoding G kinase-anchoring protein 1, whose amino-acid sequence MASTVISSVPTTASRFALLQVESDSDSEPGKGRSGRGASKSQASGGRSSTSEKKRKKRRKKKEQQQSEANELRNLAFKKIPQKSSYGGCLSQHEQKLHTAVQKDSQEENWQEWRQRDEQLTSEMFEADLEKALLLSKLEYEEHKKEYENVENTSPQSKSVNKKKNQQGKDKPLTVSLKDFQSDSNIDNLAKKHEELNSSQSSLHDGGFFNRLEDDVHRILEREKRRVQPTDYGETDNCTSREYNQESVLKDGKTERLKLELEKKDAEIEQLKNTITQWETKYKEVKARNAQLLKMMQEGEMKDKAEILLQVDESQIIKNELTVQVTVLHAALEQERSKVKLLQAELTKYQSGKKGKKHSESDQCR is encoded by the exons ATGGCATCTACCGTAATCAGTTCGGTTCCTACCACTGCATCTCGTTTTGCTTTACTACAAGTTGAAAGCGATTCTGATTCGGAgcctggaaaaggaagaagtggCCGAGGTGCCAGTAAATCTCAGGCTTCAGGGGGACGATCTTCtacaagtgagaaaaaaagaaagaaaaggagaaaaaagaaagaacagcagcagagtgAGGCCAATGAG ctcagaaaccttgcttttaaaaagatccCTCAGAAATCTTCATATGGCGGCTGTCTATCTCAGCATGAACAAAAACTGCACACTGCAGTGCAGAAGGACTCTCAGGAGGAAAATTGGCAGGAGTGGAGACAAAGAGATGAGCAG ctgACATCTGAAATGTTTGAAGCTGATCTTGAAAAAGCATTGCTGCTAAGCAAACTGGAATATGAAGAGCACAAAAAG GAATATGAAAACGTTGAAAATACTTCACCTCAGTCAAAGTCTGTGAATAAGAAAAAGAACCAGCAAGGAAAAGACAAACCTCTCACTGTGTCTCTGAAAGACTTTCAGTCAGACAGTAATATAG ATAACCTTGCTAAAAAACATGAG GAACTGAACTCTTCCCAGTCTTCGTTGCATGATGGAGGATTTTTCAACAGGCTGGAAGATGATGTTCACAGAATActtgaaagagagaaaaggagagtcCAGCCCACTGATTACGGTGAAACAGATAACTGCACATCTCGTGAATACAACCAG GAGAGTGTTttgaaagatggaaaaacagaaCGACTAAAGCTCGAGCTTgaaaagaaagatgcagaaattGAGCAACTGAAAAATACAATAACTCAGTGGGAG ACAAAGTATAAAgaagtaaaagcaagaaatgcaCAGCTTCTGAAGATGATGCAAGAAGGTGAAA TGAAGGACAAAGCAGAAATACTTCTACAGGTTGATGAATCTCAAATTATCAAAAATGAATTGACCGTACAG GTAACTGTACTTCATGCTGCATTAGAGCAAGAAAGATCCAAAGTGAAGCTACTGCAGGCAGAATTAACGAAATACCAG agtgggaaaaaagggaaaaagcactCTGAATCTGACCAGTGCAGGTGA